A genomic stretch from Candidatus Neomarinimicrobiota bacterium includes:
- a CDS encoding Zn-ribbon domain-containing OB-fold protein codes for MSEKKTITVKMAETDDGTVLFNTPFPTTLDEETLAALKHQQPIIIKQPYQIDYIHSFGQDSPWFSGLANKHLLGNRDSESGYTYAQPRGHDMYSGSETDWVELPAEGRVHAFTVCHFGSEEFLPETPFILALVEFDGVDTLLLTRILGLDPDAAALDWIGMEVEAKFKRLSKMKPTDVYFVPKG; via the coding sequence ATGAGCGAAAAGAAGACGATTACAGTGAAGATGGCGGAAACCGACGATGGCACCGTCCTTTTCAACACACCGTTTCCCACTACACTAGATGAAGAGACGCTGGCTGCGCTGAAGCATCAACAGCCGATTATTATCAAGCAGCCGTATCAGATTGACTATATTCATTCTTTCGGTCAGGACTCGCCGTGGTTCTCCGGTCTGGCAAACAAGCACCTTCTTGGCAATCGAGATTCCGAATCGGGCTACACCTACGCCCAGCCGAGGGGACACGATATGTACTCCGGTTCAGAGACCGATTGGGTTGAGCTTCCGGCGGAAGGGAGAGTTCATGCGTTCACCGTCTGTCACTTCGGCTCAGAGGAGTTTTTGCCCGAAACGCCGTTTATCCTGGCGCTGGTGGAGTTCGATGGCGTGGACACACTCCTATTGACGCGGATACTCGGCTTGGATCCTGACGCAGCCGCCCTCGATTGGATCGGAATGGAAGTGGAAGCGAAATTCAAACGCCTGTCGAAGATGAAGCCGACGGATGTGTACTTCGTGCCGAAGGGGTGA
- a CDS encoding thiolase domain-containing protein (Catalyzes the synthesis of acetoacetyl coenzyme A from two molecules of acetyl coenzyme A. It can also act as a thiolase, catalyzing the reverse reaction and generating two-carbon units from the four-carbon product of fatty acid oxidation), with protein MRPVYAVTGGVSKFTKARPDKTFQAVVKEAYDYALEDIGMEHPQFIELVDGSVASYFSDHFTRQLMAGIMVQDYLGLCPKPGHRVEGGGATGGICFQEAWKQVASGYMDVCIAYGFETMSHVNTWKGNEFIALASDVSFDYPVGGFYSGYYAMMVTRHMKEFGTTVEQMAHVSVKNHMNAYHNPYAQKRLKLTVEDVRESPMVAWPLTRLDICVMSDGAAAVVLASEEGLAKLEKASGQSVPKVVVGGIGKGTDAMRMADRPHQDFDDFRKRNLLPCEDNDDDKAYYRQLWDKGFRYPGIHSFRAGRMASKEAYANAGITDPLKELDFIELHDAYTSSEIQTYEDMGLCRYGEGGDFAESGKAFVSGIDYGLDLVDEVLCPVNPSGGLIACGHPVGATGLMQAVFAIWQLQGTIGKHFGDDALQIRDARKGVIHSHAGTGTYVTVSILEGEA; from the coding sequence ATGAGACCGGTTTACGCAGTAACAGGCGGCGTCAGCAAGTTCACCAAGGCCCGCCCAGACAAGACGTTTCAGGCCGTCGTCAAAGAGGCCTATGACTACGCCCTCGAGGATATAGGAATGGAGCATCCCCAGTTCATCGAGTTGGTGGACGGTTCCGTCGCGTCGTATTTCTCGGATCACTTCACTCGCCAGCTCATGGCGGGCATTATGGTGCAGGACTATCTTGGTCTCTGCCCGAAGCCAGGGCATCGCGTGGAAGGGGGCGGTGCCACGGGCGGCATCTGCTTTCAGGAGGCGTGGAAGCAAGTAGCGTCGGGATACATGGATGTCTGCATCGCCTACGGCTTTGAGACCATGAGCCACGTCAATACTTGGAAAGGAAACGAATTCATAGCCCTGGCGTCGGACGTCAGTTTCGATTATCCCGTGGGTGGTTTCTACTCGGGCTACTACGCTATGATGGTGACGCGCCATATGAAGGAGTTTGGCACCACCGTGGAGCAGATGGCACACGTCTCTGTGAAGAATCACATGAACGCTTACCACAATCCTTACGCTCAGAAGCGATTAAAGCTGACGGTGGAAGATGTGAGAGAATCTCCCATGGTGGCGTGGCCTCTCACTAGGCTCGACATCTGCGTCATGAGCGACGGCGCCGCGGCTGTCGTGCTGGCCAGCGAGGAAGGTCTGGCGAAACTGGAAAAAGCCTCCGGTCAATCAGTGCCGAAAGTAGTGGTGGGCGGCATCGGCAAGGGTACCGACGCCATGCGGATGGCTGACAGACCCCATCAGGACTTCGACGACTTCAGGAAGCGCAATCTGCTTCCCTGTGAAGACAACGACGACGACAAGGCGTACTATCGTCAGCTGTGGGACAAGGGATTCCGCTATCCGGGTATCCACTCTTTCCGTGCCGGCAGGATGGCGTCGAAAGAGGCATATGCCAATGCGGGTATCACTGATCCTCTGAAAGAGCTCGATTTTATCGAACTGCACGACGCCTATACATCCTCGGAAATCCAGACATACGAAGACATGGGACTGTGCCGTTACGGAGAGGGAGGTGATTTCGCTGAGAGCGGAAAAGCTTTCGTATCAGGAATTGACTACGGACTTGATCTTGTAGATGAGGTGCTTTGTCCGGTGAATCCCTCGGGTGGACTCATCGCCTGCGGTCATCCGGTGGGGGCAACGGGGCTTATGCAGGCGGTTTTTGCTATCTGGCAGCTCCAAGGCACCATCGGCAAGCATTTCGGCGATGACGCCCTCCAGATCAGGGACGCCCGCAAGGGAGTCATTCACAGTCACGCCGGTACCGGGACATATGTGACGGTCTCGATTCTTGAAGGGGAGGCATAG
- a CDS encoding thioesterase family protein: MISVDFPVRVIYADTDMMGRVYYSRFYEYFEAARSHMLREMGLPYLEVEKSGTFLPVLQSHCEHKSSATFDDILTIRTIIQTMPTARFRIDYKVFKEAKAEIVAEGYTVHAFINRDGHPVRPPKIILDVLKAHWNDDE; encoded by the coding sequence GTGATCAGCGTCGATTTTCCAGTACGGGTGATCTATGCTGATACGGACATGATGGGGCGGGTCTACTACAGCCGCTTTTATGAGTACTTTGAAGCTGCCCGGTCACATATGCTGAGGGAAATGGGGCTGCCTTACTTGGAAGTGGAGAAAAGTGGCACTTTTCTGCCGGTGCTGCAAAGCCACTGTGAACACAAAAGCTCTGCCACATTTGATGATATCCTGACCATAAGGACAATCATTCAGACTATGCCTACGGCGAGATTTAGGATTGACTACAAGGTGTTCAAGGAGGCCAAAGCGGAAATCGTTGCGGAAGGTTATACTGTTCATGCCTTCATAAATAGAGACGGTCATCCTGTAAGACCTCCGAAGATAATCTTGGACGTACTGAAGGCACACTGGAACGATGATGAGTAA
- a CDS encoding queuosine precursor transporter, protein MMSNELLFIIQTIVGLLFTLIAFRMGRHWLYGYVGVCIVLANIFVTKQITLFGLAATGGNVVYGAVFLATDLLAEHYGKKAAREAVYIGFFAAVFYTVMSQLILFFSPSSDDWGAAAGMSSIFSAAPSIIIASLTAYLASQLHDIWAFHFIRQKTQGRFLWLRNNLSTWVSQLIDSILFSFLAFLILPQLISDSTNALQFGTVVQIVISTYLLKILVAAIDTPFIYLSYALKTPHVVAKV, encoded by the coding sequence ATGATGAGTAACGAACTACTCTTCATCATTCAGACAATTGTGGGACTTCTGTTTACACTCATAGCTTTCCGAATGGGGCGGCATTGGCTCTACGGCTATGTTGGCGTCTGTATTGTTCTGGCAAACATATTTGTCACCAAACAGATTACGCTGTTCGGCCTGGCCGCCACTGGGGGAAATGTGGTCTACGGTGCTGTTTTTCTTGCCACTGACTTGCTGGCTGAGCATTACGGAAAAAAGGCCGCTCGGGAGGCGGTCTATATCGGTTTTTTTGCCGCTGTCTTCTACACGGTCATGTCGCAACTCATTCTCTTCTTTTCGCCGAGTTCCGATGATTGGGGAGCGGCAGCAGGAATGAGCTCCATTTTTTCGGCTGCGCCCAGTATCATCATTGCAAGTCTTACAGCATACCTCGCCTCACAGCTTCACGATATCTGGGCGTTCCACTTCATCCGACAGAAGACGCAGGGACGGTTTCTGTGGCTGAGGAACAATCTCAGTACATGGGTGAGTCAGCTTATTGACTCTATCCTCTTTTCCTTCTTGGCCTTTTTGATTCTTCCACAGCTTATCTCTGATTCTACCAATGCGCTGCAATTCGGGACTGTGGTTCAGATCGTCATTTCAACTTATCTGCTAAAGATTCTAGTGGCGGCGATTGATACGCCGTTCATCTATCTGAGCTATGCTCTGAAAACGCCTCACGTCGTAGCGAAAGTGTAA